From Bacillus pumilus, one genomic window encodes:
- a CDS encoding class D sortase — MKKWLALTVMTAGIVLLGWGIWQIASTHLQTAQSLDEAKKAVADDQGMSKKQFAPEVGKASGILTIPKLKADLPIVEGTDADDLAKGVGHYKGSYYPDQNGQIVLSGHRDTVFRRTGELDIGDQLKITVPYGEFIYEITHTKIVDQHDTSIITLQNEKEELVLTTCYPFHFVGNAPERYIIYAKRASV, encoded by the coding sequence ATGAAAAAGTGGCTTGCATTGACTGTGATGACAGCCGGGATTGTTCTGCTCGGCTGGGGAATTTGGCAAATCGCCTCTACTCATCTTCAAACAGCCCAATCATTAGACGAAGCGAAGAAGGCCGTAGCGGACGATCAAGGGATGTCCAAGAAGCAGTTTGCTCCAGAAGTGGGGAAAGCTTCTGGCATCCTGACGATTCCAAAATTAAAAGCAGACCTTCCCATTGTCGAAGGGACGGATGCGGATGACCTTGCAAAGGGAGTAGGACACTACAAAGGCAGTTATTATCCTGATCAGAATGGACAAATCGTCCTTTCCGGTCACCGTGACACGGTGTTTCGCCGGACAGGTGAACTGGATATTGGAGATCAGCTGAAAATCACTGTGCCGTATGGTGAATTTATATATGAAATCACACATACAAAAATTGTCGATCAGCATGATACATCCATTATTACGTTGCAGAATGAAAAGGAAGAGCTGGTGTTAACCACATGCTATCCTTTTCATTTTGTCGGCAATGCACCAGAGCGGTACATTATTTATGCAAAAAGAGCGTCTGTCTAA
- a CDS encoding DUF5365 family protein, translating into MRLMKAATDLQEQAIEEISKDVEDLLSHAVNGQQRDMRQKDRSLTFIDGVYNGTMDDAFRILSGLQLLHTIIVKPKRHITKRDRELFERNREQVNACGFSFPFDLDDFASRHLQNA; encoded by the coding sequence GTGAGATTAATGAAAGCTGCTACAGACCTGCAAGAGCAGGCAATTGAAGAAATATCAAAGGATGTTGAAGATCTTCTTTCTCATGCTGTCAATGGACAGCAGCGGGATATGCGTCAAAAAGATCGCTCCCTTACCTTTATTGATGGCGTATATAACGGGACGATGGATGATGCTTTTCGTATTTTATCGGGACTTCAGCTATTACATACCATTATTGTAAAACCGAAACGTCATATCACCAAACGTGATCGTGAGTTATTCGAGCGAAACCGTGAGCAGGTCAATGCCTGCGGCTTTTCTTTTCCTTTTGATCTAGACGATTTTGCCAGCCGTCACCTTCAAAATGCGTAA
- a CDS encoding HAD family hydrolase, translating to MVKAIIFDFDGLILDTETHEYEVLQEMFAEHESDLPLSVWGKVIGTQAGFKPFEYLEKQLGKTLDHETLTADRRSRFQKRMKDESARPGVEAYLEAAKELGIKIGLASSSDYKWVSDHLKQIGLFDYFECIRTSDDVEEVKPNPELYLQTARCLGVEPKDCVAFEDSVNGSVAAKRAGMKCVIVPNKVTSTLQFEEYDVRLESMAEIELLQLFHQLEKEDQ from the coding sequence TTGGTAAAGGCGATTATATTTGATTTTGACGGATTAATTTTAGATACAGAAACACATGAATATGAGGTTTTACAAGAAATGTTTGCGGAGCATGAGTCAGATCTGCCTCTTTCCGTATGGGGCAAGGTCATTGGCACGCAGGCAGGCTTTAAGCCATTTGAATATTTGGAAAAGCAGCTAGGGAAGACGCTGGATCATGAGACACTCACAGCAGATCGGCGTTCTCGTTTTCAAAAAAGAATGAAGGACGAATCAGCAAGACCTGGCGTAGAAGCTTATTTAGAAGCAGCAAAGGAGCTCGGGATCAAGATTGGACTTGCTTCCAGCTCAGACTATAAATGGGTGTCAGATCACCTAAAGCAGATTGGTCTTTTCGACTACTTTGAATGTATCCGCACGTCAGATGATGTGGAAGAAGTCAAACCAAATCCAGAGCTCTATTTGCAAACCGCACGCTGCTTAGGGGTAGAGCCAAAAGATTGCGTGGCATTTGAGGATTCTGTGAATGGATCAGTAGCTGCCAAACGGGCAGGAATGAAATGCGTCATCGTCCCAAACAAAGTGACGAGCACGCTGCAATTTGAAGAATATGATGTCAGATTAGAATCCATGGCTGAAATCGAATTGCTCCAGCTATTCCATCAGCTTGAAAAAGAGGATCAGTAA
- a CDS encoding spore coat protein — translation MQNDQQPMFQGSAPQPELNHGGHELFDLHEILAGTINILDQYMILRQFIQDPALSDILDRQYQFVLSQYNVTVDCFSTGQKPSEETATYMMKEHTQVTYGIKPSQPKKPNQSLQDVKDLGITGHMLSLVKSHAGLLSMSALEVTNPVVRRVLAAQIPNFIEMAYEIFLYQNKHGYYQVPQLSRQDMTAMTSAFAPLQGQVQMPTSKANQQKPLH, via the coding sequence ATGCAAAACGATCAGCAACCAATGTTTCAAGGAAGCGCTCCCCAGCCCGAGCTCAATCATGGCGGACATGAGTTATTCGATTTACATGAAATTTTAGCCGGCACGATTAATATTTTGGATCAGTATATGATCCTGCGGCAGTTTATTCAGGATCCTGCATTATCCGACATCTTGGATCGACAATACCAATTCGTTTTATCTCAGTACAATGTCACTGTAGATTGTTTTTCTACTGGACAAAAGCCTAGTGAAGAAACCGCTACTTATATGATGAAAGAGCACACACAAGTGACGTACGGGATCAAGCCTTCTCAGCCGAAGAAGCCGAATCAGTCATTACAGGATGTAAAAGACTTGGGCATCACAGGGCATATGCTCAGCCTGGTCAAATCACATGCTGGATTACTTTCCATGTCTGCATTAGAAGTAACAAATCCAGTTGTCAGACGTGTGCTTGCTGCGCAAATCCCGAACTTTATTGAAATGGCGTATGAAATTTTCTTGTATCAAAACAAGCATGGCTACTATCAAGTTCCCCAGCTTTCCAGACAAGACATGACGGCCATGACATCAGCTTTCGCACCGCTTCAAGGGCAGGTTCAAATGCCGACAAGCAAAGCCAATCAGCAAAAACCCCTTCATTAA
- a CDS encoding CheR family methyltransferase, which produces MQDKIINRLIEDEHVQAPVIGIGVSPFEQHHLEAFFQSFPHELNASFIVVQNHVTDDCITDLEALVLPIGYRAKPIKHGEKVMKKTIYFCPQHAVVTLTEDQRLHLSEQLPACMACSVDLLFQSLASVQKEEAFAIFFQKGHCVGSGLLQLVEQGGTALSCSEVESGFDTLYQQTFKDPSTLAAYIANIINVPHVDEADPVLLRIIERLEMYKGIAFSTYQKKRLLSVIQKRMRIAKKRISLLSEYDCLLEREPDELDRLHAQLLSGMTSFFRDMEAFRVCEHQVIPSIIENAVKNGKSRCRIWIAGCSTGEEAYSFTILFLEEMKRRQVTIELQVFATDINRKAIQTASKGLYSVESIARMPEKWRARYFERKGDAFIVKQSLRKHIVFAPHNLLIDSPFIHLDFISCRNVLMYFQPEVQKRILSRFQYALKDQGMLILGPNETVPNIPRLFHLFNEKWNIYTHSNVSKPHVPWALNTRDIELKARAAQYMQEVSEDYDACMIINDSDEILALSNGAYSFLDHTEVSDQACEYVTPDYMKEMLSQTFQKVWTDETEVVFQHVLISEKGSKQYADFTVKSFDRRFKGVYVILIRMNERGKNQNNGRGKGMSDQNSVYQQRIVDLENELNEVKQKEQEARAQLKAKHTQLEEFEKKHEHFINIINNLRVTRKELYRPSVKPELATLFVDRDMNIRYYTPTAASLFTSAKIRHQQSFQSMAKKLTKETLYHDIQCVISDRRAIEREIETNEGEQFTVHITPIFDQEHEGAVMTWIKMTEVTKIKQSLHLAVTALDNSHIHIVVATEEGVIQCVNQRFCQFVQQHEYDLIGKDIFSVYHSLCQCDDLEKQWKVCLKEGSWTGELYFQDLSGCERWERVSLHRIDDPDKMQSTVMRISEDITNQKQSEKMLMKSEMLSAVGQLAAGIAHEIRNPLTSLKGFLQLMIQSKKYQKDYADVMMSEFNRLESIINEFLVLSRSKSVKFEPVHVNLLLEEVIMVVESQAVLKGVSIQKNLSPSLPNIQGIPNELKQVFLNILKNGIEAMDGVTGVIKVTSLMKDHQMMLIFEDQGKGIPEDEIGKLGEPFYTTKEKGTGLGLMMTIKIIESHGGTIRFESKSFEGTRVIITFPMS; this is translated from the coding sequence ATGCAGGACAAAATCATTAATCGTTTGATAGAAGACGAACATGTGCAGGCACCAGTGATTGGCATCGGTGTTTCACCGTTTGAACAGCATCATCTTGAGGCTTTTTTTCAATCATTTCCACATGAATTAAATGCCTCTTTTATTGTTGTGCAAAATCATGTGACGGACGATTGTATAACTGATTTGGAAGCACTTGTTTTACCGATTGGCTACCGGGCAAAACCGATTAAACATGGTGAGAAAGTCATGAAGAAGACGATTTATTTTTGTCCACAGCATGCGGTTGTGACGTTAACAGAAGATCAGCGGCTGCACCTATCAGAGCAGCTGCCGGCGTGCATGGCTTGCTCTGTGGACTTGCTTTTTCAGTCTCTTGCCAGCGTTCAAAAGGAAGAGGCTTTTGCGATTTTCTTTCAAAAAGGTCATTGTGTGGGAAGTGGCTTGCTTCAGTTGGTTGAGCAAGGCGGTACAGCTTTATCGTGCAGTGAGGTAGAAAGTGGTTTTGACACCTTGTATCAACAAACATTCAAAGACCCTTCAACCCTTGCGGCATATATCGCCAATATCATCAACGTCCCGCATGTCGATGAGGCAGATCCTGTTTTACTGAGAATTATTGAACGTCTTGAAATGTATAAAGGCATTGCCTTTTCAACCTATCAAAAGAAAAGGCTGCTATCTGTCATTCAAAAACGAATGAGGATTGCAAAAAAACGGATTTCATTATTATCAGAGTACGACTGCTTATTAGAAAGAGAACCAGATGAGCTTGATCGCCTGCACGCACAGCTTTTAAGCGGCATGACGTCTTTTTTTAGGGATATGGAGGCTTTTCGTGTATGTGAACATCAGGTCATTCCGTCGATCATTGAAAATGCGGTGAAAAACGGGAAATCTCGATGCCGTATTTGGATTGCGGGATGTTCGACAGGAGAGGAGGCCTATTCTTTTACGATCTTATTTTTAGAAGAAATGAAGCGAAGACAAGTGACCATTGAACTTCAAGTATTTGCAACAGATATCAACCGGAAAGCCATTCAAACAGCTAGTAAAGGTCTTTACTCAGTAGAGTCTATAGCAAGGATGCCGGAAAAATGGCGGGCGCGATATTTCGAAAGGAAAGGTGACGCTTTTATTGTGAAGCAGTCGCTTAGAAAACATATTGTCTTTGCACCTCACAATTTATTGATCGATTCACCTTTTATCCACCTCGATTTTATCAGTTGCCGAAATGTTCTGATGTACTTCCAGCCTGAAGTGCAAAAACGAATATTGTCCCGATTCCAATATGCTTTAAAAGATCAAGGGATGTTGATATTAGGGCCAAATGAAACTGTACCCAATATCCCTCGTTTGTTTCATTTGTTCAATGAAAAATGGAACATTTACACCCATTCAAACGTTTCTAAACCACATGTCCCTTGGGCACTAAATACTCGTGATATCGAGTTGAAAGCGCGAGCCGCACAATATATGCAAGAAGTAAGCGAGGATTATGATGCATGTATGATTATCAACGATAGTGACGAAATCCTGGCATTATCAAATGGTGCGTATTCTTTTTTAGACCATACAGAAGTGTCAGATCAAGCATGTGAATATGTAACACCTGATTATATGAAAGAGATGTTGAGTCAAACCTTTCAAAAGGTGTGGACAGACGAGACAGAGGTTGTGTTTCAACATGTTCTCATTTCGGAAAAAGGCAGCAAGCAGTATGCAGATTTTACCGTGAAAAGTTTTGACCGCCGTTTTAAGGGAGTTTACGTCATTCTCATTCGAATGAATGAGAGAGGAAAAAATCAAAATAACGGCAGGGGCAAAGGAATGTCAGATCAGAATTCAGTCTATCAACAGCGTATTGTCGATTTAGAAAATGAACTCAATGAAGTCAAGCAAAAGGAGCAGGAGGCAAGGGCTCAATTAAAAGCGAAACACACGCAATTAGAGGAGTTTGAGAAAAAACACGAGCATTTTATTAATATCATAAACAACTTAAGGGTGACAAGAAAAGAACTGTACAGACCCTCTGTCAAGCCAGAGCTTGCGACGTTGTTTGTGGACAGGGACATGAATATTCGCTATTACACTCCTACAGCTGCCTCTTTATTTACTTCAGCGAAAATCAGGCATCAGCAATCCTTTCAGTCGATGGCTAAAAAGCTTACGAAGGAAACGCTCTATCATGATATCCAATGCGTCATTTCGGATAGGCGCGCGATCGAACGTGAAATTGAAACGAACGAAGGAGAGCAATTCACCGTTCACATCACACCTATCTTCGATCAAGAGCATGAAGGAGCGGTGATGACTTGGATTAAAATGACCGAAGTAACGAAAATCAAACAGTCGCTTCATCTAGCGGTGACGGCGCTTGATAACAGCCACATTCATATTGTTGTTGCAACTGAAGAAGGGGTCATCCAATGCGTGAATCAGCGTTTCTGTCAGTTTGTCCAGCAGCATGAATATGACCTAATCGGCAAAGATATTTTTTCTGTCTACCATTCGCTATGTCAATGTGATGATTTAGAGAAGCAATGGAAGGTTTGTTTAAAAGAGGGCAGCTGGACAGGTGAGCTGTACTTTCAAGATTTATCTGGGTGCGAACGATGGGAGAGAGTCTCTTTACATCGAATCGATGATCCTGACAAAATGCAGTCAACCGTGATGCGGATTTCAGAGGATATCACCAATCAAAAGCAGTCAGAGAAGATGCTGATGAAATCAGAGATGCTGTCGGCAGTAGGGCAGCTTGCAGCAGGTATCGCTCATGAGATACGGAACCCGCTGACATCTTTAAAAGGATTTTTACAGCTGATGATTCAAAGTAAGAAGTATCAGAAAGATTATGCAGATGTGATGATGTCAGAGTTTAATCGGCTCGAGTCAATTATTAATGAATTCCTCGTTCTTTCTAGAAGCAAATCGGTGAAATTTGAACCGGTACATGTCAATCTTCTGCTCGAAGAAGTGATCATGGTTGTTGAATCCCAGGCGGTCTTAAAAGGCGTGTCCATTCAGAAAAATCTGTCTCCATCGCTCCCTAACATTCAAGGCATTCCGAATGAATTAAAACAAGTCTTCCTGAACATCCTTAAAAACGGAATTGAAGCGATGGATGGTGTGACAGGTGTCATCAAGGTGACCTCTCTCATGAAAGATCATCAAATGATGTTGATATTTGAAGACCAAGGAAAGGGAATACCAGAGGACGAAATAGGGAAGCTCGGTGAACCTTTTTATACTACAAAAGAAAAGGGGACAGGCCTTGGTTTAATGATGACCATTAAAATCATTGAAAGCCATGGCGGCACCATTCGTTTTGAAAGTAAAAGCTTTGAGGGAACACGTGTGATTATTACCTTTCCGATGAGTTAA
- a CDS encoding RluA family pseudouridine synthase codes for MIIKGHTLSLKVDEQYHHTSLSHFLKTAVSASKSIIHFWMEHQKVRLNQKPAHHAAKVSKGDQIIIDLFETEESDVAPEYGELEVLFEDEHLLIVQKPAGRPTHPNEQGQTGTLANLVAFHFQANGEEKRVRHIHRLDQDTSGTVIFAKHRLAHAALDQMLSKKTISRTYIAIAEGLFKKKKGTIDAAIGRDKHHAVRRRISPTGQKAVTHFQVMDMNKRLQMTAVKLQLETGRTHQIRVHLSSLGHPLAGDTLYDGVRDYINRCALHAKQVDMKHPFTGEHLIIEAPLPPDMDQLMSQIIH; via the coding sequence ATGATCATAAAAGGGCACACGCTCTCACTCAAAGTAGACGAGCAGTATCATCACACATCACTCAGTCATTTTTTAAAGACAGCCGTATCTGCATCAAAATCAATTATTCATTTTTGGATGGAGCATCAAAAAGTCCGTTTAAATCAAAAGCCTGCCCATCACGCGGCTAAAGTCAGTAAAGGCGATCAGATCATCATTGATTTATTTGAAACAGAAGAAAGTGATGTGGCACCGGAATACGGTGAATTAGAGGTGCTCTTCGAGGACGAGCATTTATTAATTGTGCAAAAACCTGCCGGACGGCCAACTCATCCGAATGAACAAGGACAAACGGGCACACTGGCTAACCTTGTGGCCTTCCATTTTCAAGCAAATGGAGAAGAAAAGAGGGTGAGACATATCCACAGGCTGGATCAAGACACAAGCGGCACCGTCATTTTTGCAAAGCATAGATTAGCCCATGCGGCTCTTGATCAAATGCTTTCTAAAAAAACAATCAGCCGAACATACATCGCCATCGCAGAGGGGCTTTTCAAAAAAAAGAAAGGCACCATTGATGCAGCGATCGGCCGTGACAAACACCATGCAGTCAGACGAAGAATCTCCCCTACTGGACAAAAAGCTGTGACTCATTTTCAGGTCATGGACATGAATAAACGTCTGCAAATGACAGCCGTTAAACTGCAATTAGAGACGGGTAGAACGCATCAAATTCGTGTCCACCTTAGCAGTCTCGGGCATCCACTAGCTGGGGATACATTATATGACGGAGTTCGAGATTACATCAACAGGTGTGCTCTTCATGCCAAGCAAGTAGACATGAAACACCCTTTTACAGGTGAGCATCTGATCATAGAAGCACCTCTACCACCTGATATGGACCAGCTCATGAGTCAAATCATCCATTAA
- a CDS encoding 5'-nucleotidase C-terminal domain-containing protein, whose product MKRMLSIRMICCLVLMIFSLQSLLPGMITGGEVSASEKKEMVWKQKKIVQIKKARQLIGETVTVSGIVTADQSAVGNGKLSTYIQDKSAGINIYSAQPNNFPELKAGMKVTVTGKITSYKGMIEIVPDQGRLKIDAVNQTLPKAKRVSVKQLETDQAGKHEGRLVKIKGYVEAKPAQPAGGGYNVVIIDKKYHSTILRVIVDTNAIDKVKTGKWYEFTGVLSRYDTLQVLPRHKDDIKLLKRQPKPPKMKKEYTATVDRVVDGDTIHLKKPVLGTTKVRFVNMDTPETYHQPKNELDQNQLRFGQQATDYLKTLLSSGDQVTLKIGPEAKDSYGRLLAQVKTKKGLNTNLELVKKGYAPTYFIWPVGDEKDYHTFQKAVKEAKEKGQGIWNEADPLLEQPFEFRAREQKKGLARYVGDSAVKTYVSPDNWKEIDVEKRIFFASKEEAEQAGYQPAKDASEVPLTILSMNDLHGKIDQEYELDLKGDGNKGMYGRMDYVAAYMKQKQAAHKNTITVHAGDMIGGSSPISSLLQDEPTVELMENIGFDVGTVGNHEFDEGVDELLRILNGGEHPKGTKGYDGQNFPLVCANCEYKDTSKPLLPAYEIIDVEGIPVAFIGVVTKSAAGMVMPEGIKDIQFTDEVKAVNEAAKELKQKGVKAIAVLAHMTASQNGDTITGESAKLAKEGDDEIDVIFAGHNHEVVNGEVNGKLIVQAFEYGKAIGEVNVTLDRKTKDIVKKSANIQYVDQAGIEKDKEAADILAHYGKEVEPIISEVVGEAGVKMEGGYSNDGDTPLGNLIADGMRYSMKSDFAMMNGGGIRQNLEKGPITWGDLFNIQPFGNVLVKLEIKGKDLVEIIEAQFSPQFGPDYSISGFSYSYDPVTYKVVDLKLTDGSAVAFDQTYTLTVNNFMATATGSKYAPIGRLGKNPETGPEDLEATVDFVKSFEGASIVYQKEGRIQKAKQEEKAAS is encoded by the coding sequence ATGAAACGAATGCTATCTATTCGAATGATTTGTTGTTTGGTTTTGATGATCTTTAGTCTGCAATCCTTACTGCCTGGCATGATCACAGGAGGCGAGGTCAGTGCATCTGAAAAGAAGGAAATGGTGTGGAAGCAAAAAAAGATCGTGCAGATCAAAAAAGCCCGTCAGCTAATAGGAGAGACCGTGACGGTGAGCGGAATTGTGACAGCAGATCAATCCGCTGTAGGTAATGGGAAATTGTCCACATACATTCAAGACAAATCAGCTGGAATCAATATTTATTCAGCGCAGCCCAATAACTTCCCGGAACTAAAAGCAGGCATGAAGGTGACAGTGACTGGTAAGATCACGTCTTATAAAGGAATGATTGAAATTGTGCCAGATCAAGGCCGCCTGAAGATAGATGCTGTGAATCAAACCTTGCCAAAGGCGAAGCGAGTGTCCGTTAAACAACTAGAAACGGATCAAGCCGGTAAACATGAAGGAAGACTAGTGAAGATTAAAGGCTATGTTGAGGCAAAACCAGCGCAGCCGGCTGGCGGTGGATACAATGTGGTGATCATTGATAAAAAATACCACAGCACCATCCTGAGAGTGATAGTCGATACAAATGCTATTGATAAAGTAAAGACAGGGAAATGGTACGAGTTTACAGGGGTGTTAAGCAGGTATGATACGCTGCAGGTGCTTCCAAGACATAAGGATGATATCAAACTGCTGAAACGCCAGCCAAAGCCGCCAAAGATGAAGAAGGAATACACAGCAACGGTTGACCGTGTGGTGGATGGAGATACGATTCATCTAAAGAAGCCTGTTCTAGGTACAACAAAGGTGCGTTTTGTGAATATGGACACACCGGAAACATATCATCAGCCAAAAAATGAATTAGACCAAAACCAATTGCGTTTTGGACAGCAGGCGACTGACTATTTAAAAACACTTCTTTCAAGCGGTGATCAAGTCACATTAAAGATTGGTCCTGAAGCGAAGGACAGCTATGGACGTCTTTTAGCTCAAGTGAAAACCAAAAAAGGGCTAAATACAAATCTAGAGCTTGTGAAAAAAGGATATGCCCCTACTTACTTCATCTGGCCAGTTGGAGATGAAAAGGACTATCATACGTTTCAAAAAGCAGTAAAAGAAGCAAAAGAAAAAGGACAGGGCATATGGAACGAAGCGGACCCTCTGCTGGAACAGCCGTTTGAATTTAGAGCACGTGAGCAGAAAAAAGGACTGGCACGCTATGTCGGCGACTCAGCTGTAAAAACCTACGTCTCCCCTGACAACTGGAAAGAAATCGATGTGGAAAAACGGATCTTTTTTGCTTCCAAAGAAGAAGCAGAGCAGGCTGGCTATCAGCCGGCAAAGGATGCAAGCGAAGTACCATTAACGATTTTAAGTATGAATGATTTACACGGTAAAATTGATCAAGAATACGAGCTGGATCTCAAAGGTGATGGCAATAAAGGCATGTACGGCCGGATGGATTATGTCGCCGCCTATATGAAACAAAAACAAGCAGCGCACAAAAATACGATCACGGTCCATGCTGGAGATATGATTGGCGGGAGCTCTCCCATATCTTCTCTACTGCAAGATGAACCAACCGTTGAACTCATGGAGAACATTGGCTTTGATGTGGGCACGGTCGGCAACCATGAATTTGATGAAGGGGTAGACGAGCTATTGCGTATCTTAAATGGCGGAGAACATCCTAAAGGCACAAAGGGGTATGACGGACAGAACTTCCCGCTCGTTTGTGCGAACTGTGAATACAAGGATACAAGCAAACCGCTTTTACCGGCTTATGAAATCATCGATGTCGAAGGAATCCCAGTCGCATTTATCGGTGTTGTGACCAAGTCAGCCGCAGGAATGGTCATGCCAGAAGGGATTAAAGACATTCAGTTTACAGATGAAGTCAAAGCCGTGAATGAAGCCGCGAAGGAACTAAAACAAAAAGGGGTTAAAGCCATTGCGGTTTTAGCTCATATGACAGCCTCTCAAAATGGCGATACGATCACTGGAGAGAGTGCAAAGCTTGCCAAAGAAGGTGATGATGAAATTGACGTCATCTTTGCAGGGCATAATCACGAAGTGGTCAATGGAGAGGTCAATGGGAAATTAATTGTGCAAGCCTTTGAATATGGGAAGGCGATTGGCGAAGTCAATGTGACACTTGACCGCAAAACGAAGGATATCGTCAAAAAGAGTGCAAATATCCAGTATGTAGATCAAGCTGGTATAGAAAAGGACAAGGAAGCAGCAGACATCTTGGCTCATTACGGGAAAGAAGTGGAGCCGATTATTAGTGAGGTTGTTGGAGAAGCTGGGGTTAAAATGGAAGGCGGCTATTCAAATGATGGGGACACGCCGCTCGGTAATTTGATTGCGGATGGTATGAGATATTCAATGAAAAGTGACTTTGCCATGATGAATGGAGGGGGCATTAGGCAAAACCTTGAGAAAGGGCCGATAACGTGGGGAGATCTGTTTAATATTCAGCCATTCGGCAACGTTTTAGTCAAACTGGAGATCAAGGGGAAAGACTTGGTTGAAATCATAGAAGCTCAATTTTCTCCACAATTTGGACCAGATTATAGCATTTCAGGCTTTTCATATTCCTATGATCCGGTAACATATAAAGTAGTCGACTTGAAGCTGACGGATGGTTCAGCCGTAGCTTTCGATCAAACGTATACACTCACTGTGAATAACTTCATGGCAACTGCAACTGGCAGTAAATATGCACCAATAGGCAGGCTTGGTAAAAACCCTGAAACAGGTCCAGAAGACTTAGAAGCCACTGTCGATTTTGTCAAAAGCTTTGAGGGAGCTTCCATTGTGTATCAAAAAGAGGGGCGAATTCAAAAAGCAAAACAAGAAGAAAAAGCAGCAAGCTAA
- a CDS encoding YhcN/YlaJ family sporulation lipoprotein, translating to MNKKWMLSLLLVPTLITTGCGMNNQGDERRGTMKRQYENVTYKNDNMRQDEPNVQTPQKVKVADKASELVANMSEVKTANVLVTGKNAFVAVMLEGDKSGNVTDDLKKKISDKVKSTDQQIDNVYVSANPDFIDRMEGYGKRIRSGEPISGFFDEFTETVRRVFPESK from the coding sequence ATGAATAAGAAATGGATGCTATCTTTACTACTCGTTCCAACATTGATCACCACTGGATGTGGCATGAACAACCAGGGAGATGAGCGAAGAGGAACAATGAAACGACAGTATGAAAATGTCACATATAAGAATGACAATATGAGACAGGACGAACCAAATGTTCAAACACCTCAGAAGGTCAAAGTGGCAGATAAAGCGTCAGAGCTTGTAGCCAACATGTCTGAAGTGAAAACAGCGAACGTGCTTGTCACAGGAAAAAATGCATTTGTTGCCGTTATGCTTGAAGGCGATAAAAGCGGTAATGTGACGGACGATCTGAAAAAGAAAATTTCAGACAAAGTCAAATCAACGGATCAACAAATCGACAACGTGTATGTATCTGCGAATCCAGACTTTATCGATCGTATGGAAGGATACGGAAAACGTATTAGAAGCGGAGAGCCAATTTCAGGATTTTTCGATGAATTTACTGAAACGGTTCGGCGTGTCTTCCCTGAATCAAAATAG